One region of Acropora muricata isolate sample 2 chromosome 13, ASM3666990v1, whole genome shotgun sequence genomic DNA includes:
- the LOC136896534 gene encoding CCAAT/enhancer-binding protein gamma-like encodes MESAAQNVHPKPAKAVKQSVDKEIGDDYVKKRERNNIAVRKSRMKAKERIEETRRRVVDLSKENEELRNKVSLLQKELNVLRSLFANGGISVPAEIDLQFTNCNNDNHGVTVLTAVTTSLTNGSQENGVSSSETLENGKSTHAIKKES; translated from the coding sequence ATGGAATCAGCGGCTCAAAATGTCCATCCAAAACCAGCTAAAGCTGTCAAGCAGTCTGTGGATAAGGAAATAGGCGATGATTACGTAAAAAAACGAGAGAGAAATAACATCGCTGTGCGGAAAAGTCGAATGAAGGCAAAGGAACGAAttgaagaaacaagaagaagGGTTGTTGATTTATCGAAAGAAAACGAAGAATTACGGAACAAGGTTTCTTTGCTTCAAAAGGAGTTGAACGTTTTGAGGTCTCTGTTCGCTAATGGTGGAATAAGTGTTCCTGCAGAAATCGACCTTCAATTTACGAACTGCAACAATGATAATCACGGAGTTACCGTTTTAACTGCTGTCACAACAAGCCTGACTAATGGATCACAAGAAAATGGTGTCTCATCGAGTGAAACATTGGAAAATGGAAAATCCACACACGCCATTAAGAAAGAATCATAG